One genomic region from Rosa rugosa chromosome 1, drRosRugo1.1, whole genome shotgun sequence encodes:
- the LOC133727009 gene encoding F-box/kelch-repeat protein At3g06240-like isoform X1, with the protein MMEDHGQLMGLQNVDLPPEIVYEIISRLLVKPLCRLKCVSKPWRSLISHPDFVAKYSKAVENKDVFFQRRRLLFTFGAPGHHWLYSLDLNQFLNENHNVDVDSLVAAPTELDFVYNHLPNGGRGWVPFIHYSCYGLFLSKLCYGDCGFSLINPVTKESKTLPKAPIWRLPMKPYFWHLYGLGFDYSTNEYKVINGQVYCDGIIFGVYTLKTDSWRQIECLFPYKAKDYDGILVNGAVHWLVRKVADRSLVIISFLLTEEEVREIPLPPIPSTPEGQLTVFRNWLCITLVSTRTEGVTFNELWVMKEYGVRESWTKMQVCKPYRELSHSGFWTESHDLMVFDKSSLVMYNFDDGTFWNLSIGCLREDGGFGSVGIYVESLLPSLTDQEQRKRIKEDESTQ; encoded by the exons ATG ATGGAAGACCATGGCCAGTTGATGGGCCTCCAAAATGTCGACCTTCCACCCGAGATCGTGTATGAAATTATTTCAAGGCTACTAGTGAAGCCCTTGTGCCGCCTCAAGTGTGTATCAAAGCCATGGCGGTCCCTAATCTCCCATCCTGATTTCGTTGCAAAGTACTCCAAAGCTGTTGAGAATAAGGATGTATTCTTCCAAAGACGGCGCCTCCTGTTTACTTTTGGTGCCCCCGGACATCATTGGCTTTACTCTTTGGATCTTAACCAGTTTCTCAATGAGAATCATAATGTTGATGTTGATAGTTTAGTAGCAGCACCCACTGAGCTCGACTTTGTTTACAATCATCTTCCAAATGGTGGACGGGGTTGGGTTCCCTTTATCCATTATTCCTGCTATGGCTTGTTCTTGTCCAAGTTATGTTATGGGGACTGCGGTTTCAGTTTGATCAACCCCGTAACCAAGGAATCAAAGACACTACCAAAGGCACCAATATGGAGACTACCAATGAAGCCCTATTTTTGGCACTTATATGGACTGGGATTTGATTACTCCACCAATGAATACAAGGTAATTAACGGGCAGGTTTATTGtgatggaattattttcggtGTCTATACATTGAAGACTGATTCTTGGCGACAGATTGAGTGCTTATTTCCCTACAAAGCTAAAGATTATGATGGGATCCTGGTGAATGGTGCTGTTCATTGGTTGGTGAGGAAAGTTGCAGATCGATCATTAGTGATTATATCTTTCCTTTTAACAGAGGAGGAGGTTAGAGAAATTCCACTCCCGCCCATTCCCAGTACTCCTGAAGGTCAACTGACGGTATTCAGAAATTGGCTATGTATAACATTAGTATCAACACGGACTGAAGGAGTAACATTTAATGAGTTATGGGTCATGAAGGAATATGGAGTGAGGGAGTCTTGGACTAAAATGCAGGTCTGCAAACCATATCGGGAATTATCACATTCCGGTTTCTGGACAGAATCTCATGATCTGATGGTTTTTGATAAGTCATCATTAGTTATGTACAATTTTGATGATGGAACATTTTGGAATCTGTCAATTGGTTGTCTTCGCGAAGATGGTGGTTTTGGCAGCGTTGGTATCTATGTGGAGAGCCTCCTACCTTCACTCACCGATCAAGAACAGCGTAAGAGGATTAAAGAAGATGAATCCACACAGTGA
- the LOC133727009 gene encoding F-box/kelch-repeat protein At3g06240-like isoform X2, protein MEDHGQLMGLQNVDLPPEIVYEIISRLLVKPLCRLKCVSKPWRSLISHPDFVAKYSKAVENKDVFFQRRRLLFTFGAPGHHWLYSLDLNQFLNENHNVDVDSLVAAPTELDFVYNHLPNGGRGWVPFIHYSCYGLFLSKLCYGDCGFSLINPVTKESKTLPKAPIWRLPMKPYFWHLYGLGFDYSTNEYKVINGQVYCDGIIFGVYTLKTDSWRQIECLFPYKAKDYDGILVNGAVHWLVRKVADRSLVIISFLLTEEEVREIPLPPIPSTPEGQLTVFRNWLCITLVSTRTEGVTFNELWVMKEYGVRESWTKMQVCKPYRELSHSGFWTESHDLMVFDKSSLVMYNFDDGTFWNLSIGCLREDGGFGSVGIYVESLLPSLTDQEQRKRIKEDESTQ, encoded by the coding sequence ATGGAAGACCATGGCCAGTTGATGGGCCTCCAAAATGTCGACCTTCCACCCGAGATCGTGTATGAAATTATTTCAAGGCTACTAGTGAAGCCCTTGTGCCGCCTCAAGTGTGTATCAAAGCCATGGCGGTCCCTAATCTCCCATCCTGATTTCGTTGCAAAGTACTCCAAAGCTGTTGAGAATAAGGATGTATTCTTCCAAAGACGGCGCCTCCTGTTTACTTTTGGTGCCCCCGGACATCATTGGCTTTACTCTTTGGATCTTAACCAGTTTCTCAATGAGAATCATAATGTTGATGTTGATAGTTTAGTAGCAGCACCCACTGAGCTCGACTTTGTTTACAATCATCTTCCAAATGGTGGACGGGGTTGGGTTCCCTTTATCCATTATTCCTGCTATGGCTTGTTCTTGTCCAAGTTATGTTATGGGGACTGCGGTTTCAGTTTGATCAACCCCGTAACCAAGGAATCAAAGACACTACCAAAGGCACCAATATGGAGACTACCAATGAAGCCCTATTTTTGGCACTTATATGGACTGGGATTTGATTACTCCACCAATGAATACAAGGTAATTAACGGGCAGGTTTATTGtgatggaattattttcggtGTCTATACATTGAAGACTGATTCTTGGCGACAGATTGAGTGCTTATTTCCCTACAAAGCTAAAGATTATGATGGGATCCTGGTGAATGGTGCTGTTCATTGGTTGGTGAGGAAAGTTGCAGATCGATCATTAGTGATTATATCTTTCCTTTTAACAGAGGAGGAGGTTAGAGAAATTCCACTCCCGCCCATTCCCAGTACTCCTGAAGGTCAACTGACGGTATTCAGAAATTGGCTATGTATAACATTAGTATCAACACGGACTGAAGGAGTAACATTTAATGAGTTATGGGTCATGAAGGAATATGGAGTGAGGGAGTCTTGGACTAAAATGCAGGTCTGCAAACCATATCGGGAATTATCACATTCCGGTTTCTGGACAGAATCTCATGATCTGATGGTTTTTGATAAGTCATCATTAGTTATGTACAATTTTGATGATGGAACATTTTGGAATCTGTCAATTGGTTGTCTTCGCGAAGATGGTGGTTTTGGCAGCGTTGGTATCTATGTGGAGAGCCTCCTACCTTCACTCACCGATCAAGAACAGCGTAAGAGGATTAAAGAAGATGAATCCACACAGTGA
- the LOC133727010 gene encoding glucan endo-1,3-beta-glucosidase 8-like: MENNESVPNRVVGPGEDDTCAICSKLFRFRDIVSVVGKEQPHIFHFDCYGYGVEVTQLLDDDDHGRTGTSARCPLCREKINYGDYLTYLHLEEGLTRLRVDQYPPPPPPPRRLPPVPAGDQPPPPPPPPPPPPPPDGDDDAEMFEDAFTGPARGDNPTTSSHTLDVSEGFESPMSPTWPSTTTSHIKFLRRDSSKSAQQLASQYDTLHDTDLSSFINKIHIWLNQLRYVAAGSRPLFKTYNGTYKNTTAPAQKNIQEALNCAGLGSQIKATVLFNAVIYFSPASDPVPSTGDFQLEIKDNAIEIIQYPYTSDAPFTVNIYPFLCLYGSAYLPFEFAFFEANIDTVDWSLTKAGFPEMNIIVGEAGWSTDGVVNANIPSAERFHQGMLEHALSGNGTPAREGMIDVYLYSHIDENAKSIAPGCFERDWGLFEFDGKLKYELDLSGSVQNKGIVAVEGMFKRWCVLNPDAKDLYGLPSSVDYACGLSDCTALGYGSSCNNHSVSVA; the protein is encoded by the exons ATGGAGAACAACGAATCTGTGCCAAATCGCGTTGTG GGCCCTGGCGAGGATGACACATGTGCTATATGCTCAAAGCTGTTTCGATTCAGGGACATCGTATCTGTGGTAGGAAAGGAGCAGCCGCACATATTTCATTTTGATTGCTACGGCTATGGTGTGGAAGTGACGCAATTGCTTGATGACGATGACCATGGAAGAACGGGGACATCAGCCCGTTGCCCTCTCTGCAGAGAAAAGATCAATTATGGAGACTATCTTACTTATTTACATCTCGAGGAGGGTTTAACACGGCTCCGCGTCGACCAGTatccacctccaccaccaccaccgcgtCGTCTCCCACCAGTGCCTGCCGGAGATCAGCCtccaccacctccacctccacctccgccCCCGCCGCCGCCTGATGGAGACGACGATGCTGAGATGTTTGAAGATGCCTTTACAGGGCCAGCCCGGGGCGACAACCCAACAACATCTTCCCACACG TTGGACGTAAGCGAGGGATTTGAATCTCCTATGAGCCCTACTTGGCCATCAACAACAACAAGTCACATCAAATTCCTGAGGCGGGACTCATCAAAATCTGCCCAACAGCTTGCGTCTCAGTATGATACTTTGCATGATACTGATCTGTCATCTTTCATCAACAAGATTCATATCTGGCTCAATCAATTGAG GTATGTTGCAGCAGGCAGTAGACCCCTTTTTAAAACATACAATGGCACCTATAAAAATACTACAGCACCAGCCCAGAAGAACATCCAGGAAGCTCTCAACTGTGCCGGGCTTGGGTCACAGATCAAAGCCACTGTGCTCTTCAATGCTGTCATCTACTTCTCCCCTGCCTCAGACCCAGTTCCATCCACGGGAGACTTCCAGCTGGAAATTAAAGATAATGcgattgagataatccaatacCCATACACCAGTGATGCTCCATTCACTGTCAACATCTACCCTTTCCTCTGCCTGTATGGAAGTGCCTATCTCCCTTTTGAATTTGCTTTCTTTGAAGCAAACATTGACACCGTTGATTGGTCTTTAACCAAAGCTGGGTTCCCTGAAATGAATATCATAGTTGGAGAGGCGGGTTGGTCAACTGATGGGGTTGTAAATGCCAATATCCCAAGTGCCGAAAGGTTTCATCAGGGAATGCTTGAACATGCCTTGAGCGGAAATGGAACTCCAGCTAGGGAAGGCATGATTGATGTTTACCTTTACAGCCACATTGATGAAAATGCTAAAAGCATTGCTCCCGGCTGCTTTGAGAGGGACTGGGGCCTGTTCGAGTTCGATGGGAAGCTGAAATACGAGTTGGATTTGTCGGGTTCAGTGCAGAATAAGGGAATTGTAGCCGTGGAAGGGATGTTCAAAAGGTGGTGTGTGCTGAATCCAGATGCTAAAGATTTGTATGGCTTGCCAAGTAGCGTTGACTATGCTTGTGGTCTTTCAGATTGTACTGCATTGGGTTATGGTTCTTCTTGCAATAACCATAGTGTTTCTGTGGCGTGA
- the LOC133729812 gene encoding F-box/kelch-repeat protein At3g06240-like, with amino-acid sequence MEDHGQLMGLQNVDLPPEIVYEIISRLPVKPLSRLKCVSKPWRSLISHPDFVAKYSKAVENKDVFFQRRRLLFTFAAPGHHWLYSLDLNQFLNENHNVDVDSLVAAPTELDFVYNHLPNGGRGWVPFVHYSCHGLFLSKLCSGDFSFSLINPVTKESKTLLKAPIWRLPMKPYFWHLYGLGFDYSTNEYKVINGQVYCDGIIFSVYTLETDSWRQIECLFPYKAKGYDGILVNGAVHWLVRKVADRSLVIISFLLTEEQVREIPLPPIPSTHSSQLTVFRNWLCITSVSTRTEGVTFNELWVMKEYGVRESWTKMQVCKPYRKLSHSGFWTESHDLMVFDRSSLVMYNFDDGTFWNLSIGCLSELDGGFGSVGIYVESLLPSLTDQEQRKRIKEDESTQ; translated from the coding sequence ATGGAGGACCATGGCCAGTTGATGGGCCTCCAAAATGTCGACCTTCCACCCGAGATCGTGTATGAAATTATTTCAAGGCTACCAGTGAAGCCCTTGTCTCGCCTCAAGTGTGTATCAAAGCCATGGCGGTCCCTAATCTCCCATCCTGATTTCGTTGCAAAGTACTCCAAAGCTGTTGAGAATAAGGATGTATTCTTCCAAAGACGGCGCCTCCTGTTTACTTTTGCTGCCCCCGGACATCATTGGCTTTACTCTTTGGATCTTAACCAGTTTCTCAATGAGAATCATAATGTTGATGTTGATAGTTTAGTAGCAGCACCCACTGAGCTCGACTTTGTTTACAATCATCTTCCAAATGGTGGACGGGGTTGGGTTCCCTTTGTCCATTATTCCTGCCATGGCTTGTTCTTGTCCAAGTTATGTTCTGGGGACTTCAGTTTCAGTTTGATCAACCCTGTAACCAAGGAATCAAAGACACTATTAAAGGCACCAATATGGAGACTACCAATGAAGCCCTATTTTTGGCACTTATATGGACTTGGATTTGATTACTCCACCAATGAATACAAGGTAATTAACGGGCAGGTTTATTGTGATGGAATTATTTTCAGTGTCTATACATTGGAGACTGATTCTTGGCGACAGATTGAGTGCTTATTTCCCTACAAAGCTAAAGGTTATGATGGGATCCTGGTGAATGGTGCTGTTCATTGGTTGGTGAGGAAGGTTGCAGATCGATCATTAGTGATTATATCTTTCCTTTTAACAGAGGAGCAGGTTAGAGAAATTCCACTCCCGCCCATTCCCAGTACTCATTCAAGTCAACTGACGGTATTCAGAAATTGGCTATGTATAACATCAGTATCAACACGGACTGAAGGAGTAACATTTAATGAGTTATGGGTCATGAAGGAATATGGAGTGAGGGAGTCTTGGACTAAAATGCAGGTCTGCAAACCATATCGCAAATTATCACATTCCGGTTTCTGGACAGAATCTCATGATCTGATGGTTTTTGATAGGTCATCATTAGTTATGTACAACTTTGATGATGGAACATTTTGGAATCTATCAATTGGTTGTCTTAGCGAATTAGATGGTGGTTTTGGTAGCGTTGGTATCTATGTGGAGAGCCTCCTACCTTCACTCACCGATCAAGAACAGCGTAAGAGGATTAAAGAAGATGAATCCACTCAGTGA